Within Solea solea chromosome 1, fSolSol10.1, whole genome shotgun sequence, the genomic segment TTAGCGCTTGTATGTTTGTTTGCCTGCGAGGCATGGGATGTTTCCCACATGACTGATAGCAGCAGTGAAAGTGCCGTATCAGACTCATGATATGGAGCTGGAACATCTTTATCAGTGTAACGgtttatgtacacacacacacacatacacaaaacagcAGATTAGAACAGTAGCACCATGTTACACCGTTTCCACTAATCGAGCCATGCGGATGCATAAAAACAGAGcctgtgttttgtgtattttgaggtgtgtgtgtgtgtgtgtggggggcatGTGAGGCTGTAATAATTCTGTTGATAATATAATTACATTATACCCAGTATAAACCATGGACGGTTAttgatgatgtttgtttgtgtttgtttgttcagagaCGAGGGGCCATCTCCTATGACAGCTCCGACCAGACAGCACTGTACATCCGTATGCTAGGTAAGTCTTTCACCACTTTTATTGTGTatacatgctcacacacacacacacacactttccacaCAGTAGCAGCTTCATCTCTTCCATGATCATGTCCATTTCTAATGGTTTAAAAAGTGAGAAGATGGGGAAATGGACGACTCAGGAACAAAGATGAGAAAGTAGAGATCATGAGGAGGGGGAAGGACTCTTAAGAGCGCACGTCAAGTGTCCACTCAAACCCTGACCTTTTGATAATCTCTCAATCACAATAGGCTTAGGTTCCCTGTATCTGGAGagtgaagtgtttttaaagACTGAACAAATTTGTTTTTCGAGTACAGGTTTTCATTTGAACCCTGAATATTTGGTGGTGTAACAATTAACCAATACTAATGGGTTATAGATCATAAAGATGATACAAATGCATACATTTTCAGGACTGCGTGTGTATCAATGTAAATACACTATGAACTGATTGGTTTTACGTTTCATGAAGCTGCTGTGCTTTAAATTCCTGTAAAAAGACTCTCGCAAGACCCTCTTTTCGAATGAATAACTCTTGCAAGACAAACTGTGGTCATAAGACCTATAGTGTTAAAACTTACTGTCACCATATTTCTCAGGTCCAAACGATTTGGCTGAAGCATTTAAGACATTAAAGAAATGCAAAAGCTGATGTCCCTAAAATGGTTTCAATTACCTCAGAACGCAGAACTGTGTCCGTTAGCATTTCaagtattgtttttgtcttggaAATGAgcataaaatgaacaaaacaaaacataggaTTCTGTGTTTGACGGTAAGCAGTTATCAATTTGGCTTGTTCCAATTTGTAATTCAAAACAATGTCTGCATTGAGTAAAGAATTGTATCCCATTGAATCGttctataataataacaaaaaaagtatttgtatCAACATTGTATCACATGTTGCTCATCATATTGTCCTCTAATACCCCTTTCCCTTTCGTctactcttcttcttttttttgccaattctGGTGCAACGCTACGATGTGCCTTCATTTTCAAACCATTAGCATTAAAATTTGTAGCGATCCTTACTTTTTAAAACTCTGCGCGCAATATAATTAATTTCAACAATTCTAAACAGTTAAATGAAAGTGAGAAACCTAACTACCATAACATTATCACCAAGAGCTATGATGATGGTGGCTTTGTCTTCCCCCAGACTGATTTCAGCACGTCTGTGAAATCACAATTCATTgcaggggtgaaaaaaaaacaaaaaaaaaacaccacagggcagaaATACCATGGACAATGGGAATGTTGTTTATCAGACAAAATCTATGTATACCCGCTAACTCTAGTGTAGGAGACGTGCACTTGTacaagtgtctgtgtgtacataCTGCATGCTTATGTCCATTTTGCCCAGTGCTGCCCTGAGCATCCCCAAACAGGTTAAGCAGTTTAGAAGTTTACCCATAGGTCTGTGAGGCAGATGGTGCCAGATCAGCCTCGGCTTCCCAATCAATAAAGTTATAGCAGATAAGGTGCGATTAGAGCACACCGATGTGTCTCCACATGCAACTTTTACCACCCTAATTAATAGATCCAATGTTGTTAACTGAGGGGTGAGCAGCTGTGAAGACAGGCTATAGAGCTGAACAGTGTGAGTAGACGGGGGGGGGCATTAAACAattgttgttgcttttacaTTATTCTGCTGTACTTTACGTCTCTCTAAAATGCCATTGAGTTGACAGCTGCCATGTGTGTCTAGTCCCAGTAACAGCAATCTATCGAGCTGTAACTGTAGGAGCTCtgctttttaataattttactCGGCTAAGTATGATGGCCGTCTCATACGTCACCAGCATAAAGCATCTGTCTCTGTAaatttttatattaaattgaGTGTGTGAGGTGAGGCACGCTAATGCAGACTGGTGTTTGCGCGGGGGGCCAGGGTTCAGTCTGCCAAGTTAATGCTGATGTGCTTTCAAATAGCGAGACTCAAAGCTTTCCCCACATCAGTTATAATGACATGACCTACATCTACACCAGAGCACCAGCACTAATGCACCGCAGGGGGAAACATGGACCCTGTGACTCTTAAAACATACCaatcacacaagcacacaaaacacatgtgcTGAGCCGTGGCACATGCGAGAAGTAgaagaacagttgtttttttttgttttgtcatttagttTTGCATGTGAAATGGCACTGATCTCTGTCCACAACTTCACATACAGCTTCTGAAAACACTGTTGAGAATTTATTATGCCTTGAATTGTAATTCTTAGTTTTTGATATCTTGATAGGAGCTTGTGTAGTATTCAAACAGCTGTTTGCAAGTAAGTAACATGCTGGTTGGGGGAAAAACACCCGTGTGACTGCTTTGAATTCAATTCCTATGCACACGACAAACAATCAGACATAACGAGCTGGAAACATTCCATTGCACTTTTAAGCACCTTGATCAGTATATTGTCATAAAGCGTCTTGCTGTATATATACTGTTGCCTGGAATGACACACTAGAATTTTATTGCATCAGTGTCATAGCATCATCCTGTCACCTGACTATGCTTTCACTGCTCCTGATTCAAGTCCAGAAGCAGCCTGGCCTCTCCCTGTTCCTCTGCCTGACTAATAAAAAACAGTCATAGATTGGACTATAGATCACTCTCAGCATTTCTGAGTACTAATAGTAGAGCAGATTGTCCTGTCCTGACATGACATTGCATGCCCGACTGTTTGATCGACTCATCTGTCCATTAAATTATCTGTTCCGGGAGgcgggagtgtgtgtttgtgtatgactaTGCCCGCATATAGATCGTGTGCACCATACTTAGGTCAACAAGTATTTACAAATTACATCATTTTGCTTGTTTGTGCTTGCTCGGCCTTCCCAATGTTGGGTTTTACCACAGTGAGTCAATAGAGAGCTCCAATTATACATGAATAACTaaaaaactctttgtttttctatcCAAATTACATAAATCTGTTCGTACAGCTTAGGGTAATTAAATAATGAAGTGTAATTTAGCACCAAATATCACAGGCATGATGGTAACAAACatatggataaataaataaagtttgtttaaCAGGGAacatcagaaaataaataataataattaagtagaGTGAGGAGAGTAGTAGTGCGTGTTAAACTCAGAAACAAAGAGTAAAAGAGTAAAAGAGTGACAAGAAAAAATGAGTCATTTGGAATTATGTCCATTGACGTACATTCATCATAAAATATGGTCTTCATCCATATTACATGTGTAAACAATGTGACACACAAGTCATAtaatagtttttgtttgtttgtattattcatttttttttagacatttgagaaaagtATGTAAAACACCTCAGGCTAatgtttcacttttcaaacaagGTGCCTCACAGGAAGGGAGATCTCACAAATTTTGCAAGAAAAATGGAAATTGTTCACATTTGTAGATGTGAATGAATCCACATTTTGATTGGTTACACTCGATGAGATTTCAAAATAATCCAAAAGTCACAGCTAAACTCTTAACCCCAGTCAACAGAGCTGGTTTTTCATCCCTTATCACTGCATGGTTGCATGGTGCTTGTTGTCCATAGCGGGacaccacagaaaaacaaacatcactgaAGGCCTGAAGAAGTTTGGTACAACACAAAGCACAATGTTTGGAGTTAAAAGAGCACTGACCAACATCACCATTACCAATATTTAAACATCACCCCAGGAGTTTACAGTGAGAGAGAGTCATTTCAGGCTGCATCTGGACCTGGACTGCCAAGTGACTGTCCACCAGCTGAAAATCAGGCGAGTTTTTTTGTAATGAAGCTGGTCTTCATTATTTGATCTACTCCAATCAACTACAGGAGGACTTCAAACTCAGCGTTGTCTCTTTGGAGTCAGAGCTCCGACGTTAATCTAGACTCTTGAATGTTCAGGTCTGATCCACAGCTACACAAAGCGCTCGTTTGAGGTTATTGCTGCACGAAGGTGGTCTACTAGCCTGAGaacattgtgtttgtctttacaCAGAACTTAGATGAAGATCAGATCACCAATTCGACAGagttcactttgtttttcttacgACTCTTTGTCTGAATATCAGGCTcaaggaaacaaaaatgaatagGGTTTAAGCTGCATGCGAACACCATGTACCGCTCATAAATCATACAACTGTGGTAAAGCCCAATCCTTTTTGGCAcctgggcaaaaaaaaaaaacgttattaTAAATACTACTAGGCCGAGCACATTCAGATGCACTTTCCAAGCAGCATGAATCTTGAGGAAATAAGTGTTGATTTCTTCTAGGAGATGTGAGAGTGAGAAGTCAGGCTGGATTTGAACCGGAACGAAGAAGCACCCATCCATATCTGTGCATCGACTTCCGAAATCTTCACAGTGAGTATGAATGTGCGTTTTTTATCAATGAGTGTAAGCCAATGACATTGACCttccaggatttttttttaatcaaaccgTAGCTACGCACACAGTCTGGAGGAAGATTGGCAGATGCTTGTGCTGTGCTTTTGTTCAGCGTTTCACATGACGATAAAGACCAAGGTGTGTCTTCATGTAAACCTTGTGAAAGGCTCTTTATCAAAGCCTTGTGAATAGGTGTGATAAAGTCAACGTATTCATACTCTCAgaaaccgtttttttttttttttttaatacatcaCTTACAAAGAAGTAGTGTGTGCTTGTACATGTGTATGAGTGGGAGAGATTTTCACTCAAATGTAATCCTACCTCGTGCTGACGTGTTTCCGGATTACAGCCATGGTTTATTCAGACgctgtgctttgtgtgtgtgtgcatgcgtgtgtgtgtgtgcgagggagggagagaccaCTGACAAAGCATGTCTGCTGTGTGATACCAGACGAAAGGCTTACGAGTGGGTGGCTGTGTCAGCAGCGACTGTTTGCATATCGCCGCGTTGGTGTCAGATCCCCGCAGAGTTTGTGCGACCCAATGATTCTCTGAGCCTAATGAGCttttgaaacaaaacacatcGTTGAAATTGTTGCCTTTCTTGCGtgttacattgttttgtttttttaaatattgctttgtgtgtgtctgtgtgtgtgtagcacgGTTGGGCTGTGGCGCCAGCTCTGCTCCTGAACGGAGGGTCCACAGACTCCTCAGCTTCCAGAGGTACCTGCACTCATCCCGCATGCTGCGAGGAATCCCGCAGCAGATCCCTCTCCACATCCTCGATGAAGACTACACTGGACAGGCCAGAGTACGACACCTGTGTTTATCTAATGATGCCTTGATATAATGATTTAAACTAAAATGATCTCCATTTCAGACCAGCGTTTCAGTTCTGTATCAGAAGTGATCTGCGTCCATACTAACGCACTCGGAAAATGCTTATCATGCAGATACACTGGGCATGCACGTGCAAGTGTAAACAGGCAGTACATCCTCTCTGCAATTTGTCTTGTTAGTTGGTTTCAGCAGGTACCACTGATGacaaacaacaatggtgaaaatgttaaaaaaaatctttcgtTCACAGGTGAGTTGTGGCCAAAAAGAACCAGTCAGGAAGCAAAATGTGGATATCTGCGTCATCATTTTCAAAAGTCTGCCCTGCTTGGCTAAAAATGCAGTGTTATGGCGTTTTAAACTAAAGTCATCAGTGTTTTCAAAAGCACCCAGAGTAGCGTAGATGGCAGGCATTGCCAGAGTagaatttatgcatttttaaaccaTATAAATGTAGCCTGACCTGTGtattccttttctctctcttgcagTGCATGCTGGAAAAAGTCGGAAACTggaattttgacattttcctctTCGACAAGTTGACTAACGGTAGGTAAAATAAGACCTGAACAACTGTATAGAAGTCAGAATGACTTGTCAACTGAGCTTTGGATTCATAGATACCAATGGTGCCATCTATTGGATGGTCAACGCAGAGAATTTACTGTATGAAACTTAACACTGTTATAGTAAGTTCTACGTTTTACAAACTCAGAAAACACCTCGTATTAATGCAGTTTGGGCTTTTTGAACGAGGACAAACGCCTTTTGATATCATTTCCAATGCTGCTACAAAATGAGAAACGTTATGACGATCTTCCTACatttagatcaggggtgtcaaacatacggcccgggggccagaaccggcccgccagagggtccaatccggcccacaggatcaatttgttcaaatttcacactaatctaaacgtaatgtcaaatgctccagatatctgtgactaaatgtttgtgcccttatagatccattgtgctgtgtaaatagtaaatttaggcatgatattgttgaaattgcacttatatttctcaagaaatttcatgttttgtaaaattatccttcattaaatgtaaaacaaaggagaaaaaacaaaggagttcttgttgttcataggttattatgctattattttactatttttactggtccggcccccttgagatcaaattgtgctgtacgtggcccctgaacaaaactgagtttgacacccctgatttagattATTTTGAGCCATAAGTTAATGTTGACATTGGCTGCATATGAAACGTAACCGACATTGCTATACTGACAGCAGCCGCAATAGATCAGAATGTGCTCTGGTCTCAGGTTTCGCTCTCCTGTGTGCCTGTCTTGACATGTTTGTGAATCTCTTAAGACTCATGAGATGCCTTTAGAAGAAAACGGAGAAATCACAAAAAGTACTGAAGAGGCAGAGAATGCATCAGTAAATAAAAGGCCCAAAAATAACTCCTGGAGTGCACTTAAAAGATCAGCGATATTTCACAGTCAGTCTGATCTCGCTCTCGTGTCGTCTTGCTCAGGTAACGGCTTGATCACCCTGACCTGTCACCTGCTGAACTCGTATGGCCTAGTGGAGCTCTTCCAGCTGGACATGGTCAAACTCTGGAGGTTCCTGGTCATGGTCCAGGAGGACTACCACAGCGACAACCCCTATCACAATGCCGTTCATGCCGCAGATGTCACACAGGCCATGTACTGCTACATGCGGGAGCCCAAGGTGAGACACGCCAGGCACAAGGTGTCATGTGACAATTAGCCTTTACCTCAGTTAGTGTGTGTTACAAGTGCTGCTGGACTTAAGGATGTAATATGTAACATTGCTGcattaaaatgtacttacaGTAAGGAgcactttattttaaatgttcagtCATTGTAAATCTCTCAtcttaggttaggttaggttattGCTGGTTATCGCAGGTTATTGCTGCACGAAAGGGGTTTACGTTTaggtttttttgtaaatataatTAGCCTGAGAacattgtgtttgtcttcacacAGAACTTAGATGAAGATCAGATCACCAATTCCACAGAGTTCTGTTTTTCTTGCGACTCTTTGTCTGAATATAAGGCTCAAGGAACAAAAATGAATAGGGTTTCAGCTGCATGCGAACACCATGTACCGTTCAGAAATCGTACATCTCTGGCAAAGCCCAATCCTTTTTGGCACCTGGGCAAAAGAAATTCCAGTATGTAatgcaaaaaaaccaaaacgttATTATTCAGATGCACTTTCCAAGCAGAATGAATCTTGAGGAAATGAGTGTTGATTTCTTCTAGgaaatgtgagagtgagaagGATGGGAACGAAGAAGCACCCATCCATATCTGTGCATCGACTTCCGAAATCTTCACAGTCTGCCCTTCTCGGCTAAAAATGCAGTGTTATGGCGTagaatttatacatttttataccaTCTTTTGTTTGCAGCTCGCAAAATCTCTGACCTCCTATGACATTCTGCTGGGACTGTTAGCAGCCGTCACCCATGACCTGGACCACCCGGGGGTCAATCAACCTTTCCTCATCAAGACTGACCACTATCTAGCCACACTGTATCGGGTAAGGACCTCATAACAATCTCTGTTTAACCAGCCAGCAACTGACTTTATAAATGGGCTAAAAAAGGGTTTGTttactctctcttttttggaACTCACAGAATACCTCAGTTCTGGAAAACCATCACTGGAAGTCAGCTGTGGGCCTCATCAGAGAGACGGGGCTTTTCTCCCATCTGCCTCCTGAGGACAGGTCAGTTtgacagtaaaataaatgttaccTTATCAGTTTCTGAGGACTTTACTGTTAAGCTGTATGGAGACGATGCTAACATGCCATAGTCGGTGCAAACAATAGTTGAGTAACTGTACCTTCTGTCCCCACAGCTTGAACTTGGAGAGAGAATTGGGCTCCTTAATTCTGGCCACAGACATCAGCAGACAGAATGAGTACTTGTCCAGGTTTCGCATGCACCTGAACCAGGACAACCTGTGCTTAAGTAAAGCCAGCCACCGACACTTCATCCTGCAGGTCAATTACCTCCCTCTGCTATTTTAGCACACCTTCTGTGtctttagaagaaaaaaaagaaagaagaaaaatctccAGGCTCTTATTTCGTCTTTGTTCGCACTCTTGCAGATGGCTCTGAAGTGTGCAGATATCTGTAACCCCTGCAGACCCTGGGAGCTGAGCAAACAGTGGAGCGAGAGAGTGACCGAGGAATTCTTCCAACAaggtttttgttctttgtttttctttttttttttttcacatttaaaggtTTCCAGTGTGTGGGATTAGTGATATCTAacagtgagactgcagactgtaacaaatggaggactcctacACTCGCCCCTCCTGATTCCAAGCACGCCAGGGAACTACGATGGCCTTTTGCATACCACAATGTTATTCTCCTTCATTTCTGTTGTAAGCTTCTGCCTTCAGAATGTGAAAAGcgtgctctggctggtttgtctgctCAAGCTCCTGTAGAAACATAGCAGTGCAACATGGCCTTGAAAAAGCAGTTCCCTTACCTGAAGTACATATAAAGATGTGTtttagatggatggatagatggatagaaaCTTACTTTTTCAATCCCCAtgggggaaatttacattgtccAGCAGATCTTGACATGTTAAGTATAAAAGTACAtaagtataaaacaaaaaaacagatatttaaaCTTAATAAATATTGCACCGTTAACCCATTGTTTGGGTGTGACAGATCAACAGTCACTGTTAAAAAGCCTGATGTTTATTCACGTGTGCAATGTATATACTAAGCAATCTCCTCGTCCTTCTTAGctgaaaacagttttatttatgtgaGTTTATTTTTTCCCAGTAAAATGACGTGAGAACCAGATCGTTGCTAGACATAGACTCCACCTGTTTTGAAGCAAACATTCATGTggtctgttttatttatttacttaaacatGTAGAGCTGTTTGTAGAGCTAATTTGCAGTTGTGTGCCGTTTATTTGCATCACCAttgatgtgcaaaggccttaAAGTGCGGTTTcacccatcttttttttaaacttaaagtaAACTAAAAGCAATTCcaatgctgctgtgtttgtttgattcaCATTCTACTACAGATGTTAAttaaattttagtttttttttatatatcgcTTTTCCTTATAAAGTTTGTAgcagtgcattttatttatttttttcaatcccaaccgACTCTGTTGTAGGAAAGAGATAggtctctggaaattagtaaaaaaacaaacagtttctgtccataaaccctcctaaatgtcacacactcgAGCTTTAACTGTTTTTTATCTTGTAGGAGACATTGAGAAGAAGCACATACTTGAAGTCAGTCCAGTAtgcgacagacagacaaacacagtgggGAACATTCAGATAGGTAAGTAGCAGCAGTTGTGCATTTGTTTGCCGTATCTGATATTTACCCTTAAACTGCATCTGTCTCCTCCGCTCCCTCCCCACAGGCTTCATGACGTACGTGGCGGAGCCGCTGTTTGGCGAGTGGGCCCGTTTCTCCGACACTCGTCTGTCTCAGACCATGCTGGGCCACATGGGGCTGAACAAGGCCAGCTGGGGAGGCCTGCAGCAGGAACAAACTTCCGTCTTCGAAGAGGCGGAGTCCAGCAAAGCCAGCAGTGACACGGAAGatgccgccgccaccgccgccgccgccgctgccccTCCAGGCGGCAGCACCGCGACAACTGCGGGAGAAACCAGCTCCAAAGAAATACCTCAGGGAAACAGAGAATCCTGACGCTCCTCGTGTGCCCTTTCACCCCGACCTCCTGATTCCTGACCCCGGCCTTAAGGtctcatcacacacactggGAGCCGGGCGGTGCATCCAACAGCCTGGAGCTCTGCCGCTGCCGCACCTGAACCTAACACAtccttgtttatgttttgttgcttttgcCTCCATCTTGATAAAccactgattttatttaatttatttaatttttaattcctcttttctttttttttggcatagaGCAATACATAGATACCTCATTTGGCtactgctgtattttttttttccctgttaaattgctttgttttatttatttgttcactgTAGTTTTGGCATTACTGACTGAACACGCCACTTCCTTTGTTGATTAACCTTATGGGGGGGGAAAGCGGTATAAGAACTGAAgaagacattttctggtattttgaagtgccatttgaaaacaaagattTGAAGAATGACCTGAACTGAATTGACTTGAGACAACTGGAGTATTCAGACTTGTGACTCTCCTCAGACTGTAGAGTAATGCcatgttgcatttgttttgaaaattcttcctcatgtaaaaaaaaaacaaaacaaaaaaacaaaacaaaaaaaaaaatggaaaaaaatgtgacaagCCCAGTCCTTTTGCTGCCTCTATGAAGACTGTTTACACATCTCCTTATTTTTCGTTTCTTTCCGTTGAACTGAAGTGAATCCTGTCGACTCTACGGTTTGCCTTCGAAACGCAGATGTGAAGAAACCACTCGTTTTTGAACTGTCATCCCACTGTTGAAGCCATGAGCAGAATCCTATTCAAACGCACCAGATGCCATAAGTAACTCCACCTttgctagaaaaaaaaaataaaaaatagtgttCTTGCACTCCCAaataacgacgacgacgatggtggtgctgctgctgctgttggaggTGCAGCTTCGTCTCCACGACGGTATTATAGaatttgccctttttttttctcttctatcTTCCAGTGCTGGTTGAACTTGGGATCGCTTCCCGCCCAGACTGGAGATGAGTAAAGTCTCCCTGCACACGTGTCTCACCTGGAACTCAACGCAACGCGACTCGCTCAGGGTTTTGCCAGTCTCTTGTTAAGAGAGAGGTGTGGAGGAGGCGACTCtgtgggtgattttttttttttcttttggggggggggtggggggggggggctaagaTCTCCAGGAGGAGACCCTTCCTCTCTGCAGAATGTCTCTCACAGCCACATGCAACCTAAAGGACTGCTCAACTGATGCCTTACAACTATGCACAAACTATGCTAAGTGACCAAACCAACTCCTGTTCCCACCAAGTGCATGGTGTGCTTGTCTTTGAATGCACTGTCCAATCCCTCGGCCTTTTTGTTGTGAGGAACAACTCCAGTTGTCTTTTactctcattattattattattgttattattataataattattatttgtacgtaaaaaaaaaaaaaaatggtcgaGTGACTTCGAACATtccatttctttgtgtttttggtttgtcttCTTTGATTCTGTACAGTGGCacaaattgtgtgtttgtgttgagacATTTTTGGAAGATGACAGGTGCTTTTCTTACTTTAGCTGATTTGTATTTTTGCTGTAAGTGCTGTAAGACTGTTGATAAAACTGTTTACAATTTGTCGCGACAGCCATTTTTGGGAAGACTTCAGTGTCGAGCCAGATTTTTGTAAGAGCTTTGCTGTATTGACATTTTTGATACATGCCTGTTGCAGTTACAATTTGAATATAATAAAAACCTGTTGTTGACAAATGTCTGACTTTCACGTGGTTCAAGTGTGCACTAATAGAATAACACACCTCACTGAAAGTGGACTTTTGATGACTTCTCTCTTTTTAATCGACCCCCCCCAGTTCCGCTTCTCATAATGTTCCCTCCCCACTCATGACAACAGTGCAAAGAAAGAGATTCATGGAGCAAAGTGGGAATCAAAGAAGCGCTGTCCCCCCAATTTCACAGGTCAGTGACCTAGTGCAGACTATTTGCAGGtagttattttaaggtaaaaaaaagttgcttgGTGTTACATTTTAAGGCTTATAAAAGTTAACCATGTTTGATTGATCCCATTTTGCAGAAGACGAGTGTTTTCACCGATGAGTCATGGGGGAAAACACCCAAATCTTCGGTTACTCCCTCCTCCAAAAGAACCTGCCTGGAGGATTGACCTGGAGCAGCCTCTCCTCCCTGTAGTTGAGTCAGCATCATGTGTCCCTGCTTGTGACTGAAAATGCTTCTCACAGAGGAAACGAGGCGTCTCTcggaaggaaaataaacacgTAAAGCATGAGGGATAACAGTTTTCTCTGGGAAGAAGGTAACTTATTCATCAGTAGCACAGACATCTGCATATCTAACATATATGGCCCGAATGTTGATGACCTTTCcttatttcacactttttctCCTCACTTTCCACTCATGCAGACAACACTCAACATGGCTGCTATCATCCAGCTGTCAAAGAAAACACCTTCTCACCTGTACACAACTGTTCACGAGTCGACTTCTTTTTGATTAGCAGCTCAATTTTATCTGATATCACCGACACTCACCCTATCACTCTTTTCCCTGAATATAACTAAAAAAGGCCGTCGCACCACCAACCAGAAACTGGAGATGTAATACATCATTGCTAAATGACCCAAACTTTTATAAAAAATTCTTTGAAAGGGAGTGGACAATATTTCTGGACATAAACAGCTTACCAGGAACATCGTGTGTTCCTCTGGGATACAGCAAACGCAGGTATAAACTCAATTTGCTTGAATTAGAACAgaacatttaaacagtggagACTGTATTTCTCACAATATAAGATCACACTAACACATAACATCACAATATAAGACAATTAAAACtggaattaaatgaaataatgggAAGAACAGTGCCAACTGGAGAGATTATGCTTGGAGAAAAAGCTTTGAAAATGGCAACAAATCTAGTAGATACTTGGCCAATCAacttaaacaaaataaagaaaaaacaactattcactccataaaagaataaaaacctaACTAATAAtagacattcacacacaatgCAGTTATTTG encodes:
- the pde7a gene encoding high affinity cAMP-specific 3',5'-cyclic phosphodiesterase 7A isoform X3, giving the protein MEVCYQLPVLPLDRPVPKHVLSRRGAISFSSSSSLFGSPDPRQLSQRRGAISYDSSDQTALYIRMLGDVRVRSQAGFEPERRSTHPYLCIDFRNLHTRLGCGASSAPERRVHRLLSFQRYLHSSRMLRGIPQQIPLHILDEDYTGQARCMLEKVGNWNFDIFLFDKLTNGNGLITLTCHLLNSYGLVELFQLDMVKLWRFLVMVQEDYHSDNPYHNAVHAADVTQAMYCYMREPKLAKSLTSYDILLGLLAAVTHDLDHPGVNQPFLIKTDHYLATLYRNTSVLENHHWKSAVGLIRETGLFSHLPPEDSLNLERELGSLILATDISRQNEYLSRFRMHLNQDNLCLSKASHRHFILQMALKCADICNPCRPWELSKQWSERVTEEFFQQGDIEKKHILEVSPVCDRQTNTVGNIQIGFMTYVAEPLFGEWARFSDTRLSQTMLGHMGLNKASWGGLQQEQTSVFEEAESSKASSDTEDAAATAAAAAAPPGGSTATTAGETSSKEIPQGNRES
- the pde7a gene encoding high affinity cAMP-specific 3',5'-cyclic phosphodiesterase 7A isoform X2, with the protein product MEVCYQLPVLPLDRPVPKHVLSRRGAISFSSSSSLFGSPDPRQLSQRRGAISYDSSDQTALYIRMLDVRVRSQAGFEPERRSTHPYLCIDFRNLHSEYESRLGCGASSAPERRVHRLLSFQRYLHSSRMLRGIPQQIPLHILDEDYTGQARCMLEKVGNWNFDIFLFDKLTNGNGLITLTCHLLNSYGLVELFQLDMVKLWRFLVMVQEDYHSDNPYHNAVHAADVTQAMYCYMREPKLAKSLTSYDILLGLLAAVTHDLDHPGVNQPFLIKTDHYLATLYRNTSVLENHHWKSAVGLIRETGLFSHLPPEDSLNLERELGSLILATDISRQNEYLSRFRMHLNQDNLCLSKASHRHFILQMALKCADICNPCRPWELSKQWSERVTEEFFQQGDIEKKHILEVSPVCDRQTNTVGNIQIGFMTYVAEPLFGEWARFSDTRLSQTMLGHMGLNKASWGGLQQEQTSVFEEAESSKASSDTEDAAATAAAAAAPPGGSTATTAGETSSKEIPQGNRES
- the pde7a gene encoding high affinity cAMP-specific 3',5'-cyclic phosphodiesterase 7A isoform X5; protein product: MTPYVEQKRRGAISYDSSDQTALYIRMLGDVRVRSQAGFEPERRSTHPYLCIDFRNLHSEYESRLGCGASSAPERRVHRLLSFQRYLHSSRMLRGIPQQIPLHILDEDYTGQARCMLEKVGNWNFDIFLFDKLTNGNGLITLTCHLLNSYGLVELFQLDMVKLWRFLVMVQEDYHSDNPYHNAVHAADVTQAMYCYMREPKLAKSLTSYDILLGLLAAVTHDLDHPGVNQPFLIKTDHYLATLYRNTSVLENHHWKSAVGLIRETGLFSHLPPEDSLNLERELGSLILATDISRQNEYLSRFRMHLNQDNLCLSKASHRHFILQMALKCADICNPCRPWELSKQWSERVTEEFFQQGDIEKKHILEVSPVCDRQTNTVGNIQIGFMTYVAEPLFGEWARFSDTRLSQTMLGHMGLNKASWGGLQQEQTSVFEEAESSKASSDTEDAAATAAAAAAPPGGSTATTAGETSSKEIPQGNRES
- the pde7a gene encoding high affinity cAMP-specific 3',5'-cyclic phosphodiesterase 7A isoform X1 gives rise to the protein MEVCYQLPVLPLDRPVPKHVLSRRGAISFSSSSSLFGSPDPRQLSQRRGAISYDSSDQTALYIRMLGDVRVRSQAGFEPERRSTHPYLCIDFRNLHSEYESRLGCGASSAPERRVHRLLSFQRYLHSSRMLRGIPQQIPLHILDEDYTGQARCMLEKVGNWNFDIFLFDKLTNGNGLITLTCHLLNSYGLVELFQLDMVKLWRFLVMVQEDYHSDNPYHNAVHAADVTQAMYCYMREPKLAKSLTSYDILLGLLAAVTHDLDHPGVNQPFLIKTDHYLATLYRNTSVLENHHWKSAVGLIRETGLFSHLPPEDSLNLERELGSLILATDISRQNEYLSRFRMHLNQDNLCLSKASHRHFILQMALKCADICNPCRPWELSKQWSERVTEEFFQQGDIEKKHILEVSPVCDRQTNTVGNIQIGFMTYVAEPLFGEWARFSDTRLSQTMLGHMGLNKASWGGLQQEQTSVFEEAESSKASSDTEDAAATAAAAAAPPGGSTATTAGETSSKEIPQGNRES